The Flavobacterium sp. M31R6 nucleotide sequence ACAAAAGGAAGCAACTCTTGAGCAAATAGTTGCGATGACATAAAACAAAAAAAGAATATGTAGAGTAGTTTAGTTTTCAAAACGCGAAGATTTTTTATCAAATATAATTACATTTCCTCAATAAAATTCACAAAAAAAGCCTCTGAATACAGAAGCTTTTTGATGAAGTGATTTTATTTTAACTCAATAGCAATTCATAAACCTGATTTGCTATTTCAATTTCTTCATTAGTAGGAATAACTAAAATTTTTGTTTTTGAATCTGGAGTATTGATTTCTCGGATTTCTTTGGAACGAATTTCGTTTTTGGCAGAATCCAATTCTAAACCAAAATAATCCATATCAGTACACACGAGTTTTCTGATGTATGATGAATTCTCTCCAATACCGGCAGTAAAAATAATAGCATCCAACCCATTCAAAACGGCTGCATAAGAACCTATAAATTTCTTAATCCTATAGGCATTCATATCCAAAGCTAGTTGACAATCCAAATTTCCTTTTGCGGCATTGCTTTCGATATCTCTCAAATCACTAAATCCGGTAAGACCAAGCATTCCGCTTTGTTTTTGCAGCAAATTGTTTACGGCATCCAATGAATATCCCAATGAATTCACCATGTGAAAAATTATTGACTGATCTACATCGCCACTTCGCGTTCCCATAATCAAACCGTTCATAGGTGCAAATCCGAGGGTATGATCAATACTTTTTCCGTCTTTTATGGCAGTCATGCTACATCCATTTCCTAGATGTATGGTAATAATTTTAGATGATTTTCCAGAATTATTTTCATTCAAATAACGAATTGCTTTTTCTGAAACATATTTATGGCTTGTTCCATGAAAACCATAGACACGTATCTTATTTTCTGTCAAAAGATAATTAGGTAATGCGTATTTGTGAGCTACAACAGGAATAGTTTGATGAAAAGCGGTATCAAAAACAGCTACTTGTGTTGCATCACCGAAAATTTCCTCGGCAACATTAATCCCTTCCAAATTGGCAGGGTTATGCAAAGGCGCCAAATCTGAAAGTTGTCTTATCTTCTCCTTAACTTCTTTTGTAATCGTTACTGTATTTGAAAAATTACTTCCTCCGTGCACTACACGATGACCAACTGCCTCGATCTCCGAAGTACTTTTGATAACCCCAACTTTATCATCCATCAACAATTGGGAAATCTTCTGTAATCCTATTTTATGATTGGCGATTGGCAACGTTTCCTCTACTTTGACAGTATTGGTTACATAACTAAAGTTTGATGATTCTAAACCAATTCTATCAATCATTCCACTACAAATTACTTCATTGGCAGGCATATCAATCATTTGATATTTAATAGACGAACTTCCCGAGTTTATAATTATTATTTTCATTTATTTATTTTTTAGTGAGCTTCTGAGAGGCTAAGATTCTAAGATTTTGAGTTTATAAGCAGCATTTATTTTTTAATGATCTTAGCAACTTAGAGTCTAAGTATCTTAGCAACTTTTTTTTACAAATCCTGTGCTTGTATAGCTGTAATTACTACTGTATTTATGATATCGTCGACGGTACAACCTCGGCTCAAATCGTTTACTGGTTTGTTTAAACCTTGCAACATTGGACCAATTGCCAATGCTCCCGTTTCTCTTTGAACCGCTTTGTATGTATTGTTTCCAGTGTTCAAATCGGGAAAAATCAATACACTCGCACGACCGGCAACTTCGGAATTTGGCATTTTGCTTTGCCCTACTTCTAAGTCAACTGCGGCATCGTACTGTATTGGTCCTTCGATTTTAAGATCTGGGCGTTTTTGTTTTACTATTTCGGTTGCAAGTCGTACTTTTTCAACTTCATCCCCTTTTCCAGAGGTTCCTGATGAGTAGGATAACATGGCTATTTTTGGTTCAATTCCAAAAGAAATACTCGAATCGGCAGATGAAATAGCTATTTCTGCCAATTGCTCCGCAGTTGGGTTCGGATTGATGGCACAATCTCCAAAAACAGAAACGCGGTCTTCCAAACACATGAAAAATACTGAAGAGACTACTGATGAATTTGGTTTGGTTTTAATAAACTGCAACGCTGGTAAAATGGTATGCTGTGTAGTATGTGCAGCA carries:
- a CDS encoding acetate/propionate family kinase; protein product: MKIIIINSGSSSIKYQMIDMPANEVICSGMIDRIGLESSNFSYVTNTVKVEETLPIANHKIGLQKISQLLMDDKVGVIKSTSEIEAVGHRVVHGGSNFSNTVTITKEVKEKIRQLSDLAPLHNPANLEGINVAEEIFGDATQVAVFDTAFHQTIPVVAHKYALPNYLLTENKIRVYGFHGTSHKYVSEKAIRYLNENNSGKSSKIITIHLGNGCSMTAIKDGKSIDHTLGFAPMNGLIMGTRSGDVDQSIIFHMVNSLGYSLDAVNNLLQKQSGMLGLTGFSDLRDIESNAAKGNLDCQLALDMNAYRIKKFIGSYAAVLNGLDAIIFTAGIGENSSYIRKLVCTDMDYFGLELDSAKNEIRSKEIREINTPDSKTKILVIPTNEEIEIANQVYELLLS